The Petropleomorpha daqingensis genome includes a window with the following:
- a CDS encoding AbrB family transcriptional regulator, producing MDSGRRLLDAAAVVAAGVVAGLLLNLAHVPSAALFGGLLAGLVRALAFPGSLRVPRIAMTAAQAVIGVTIGALVRLSTLGAIGEHWLPVLLVTVGTLVLSLAAGQLLRLQPGISPVTGAFSMIAGGASGITAMARDLGADQRMVAVLQYLRVLIIVVLMPVAATAVYGASTGGGAPSAPDTPGWAAGLLFTVVCAGVGAVLGQVSRIPVGALLGPMLVAAVVDLTGLSHGAEVPGLVENAAFLVIGLQVGVTFTRESLRTVGRALPLALAIIAALVLGCAGLGALLSSATGVGELDAYLATTPGGLYAVLATATQSGADATFVLAVQVLRLFVMLLSAPLLARWLRGREKV from the coding sequence GTGGACTCCGGGCGGCGGCTGCTCGACGCGGCCGCCGTCGTCGCCGCGGGCGTGGTCGCCGGACTGCTGCTGAACCTGGCCCACGTGCCCTCCGCCGCGCTGTTCGGTGGGCTGCTCGCCGGCCTGGTCCGGGCGCTGGCCTTCCCCGGTTCGCTGCGGGTGCCCCGGATCGCGATGACCGCGGCGCAGGCGGTGATCGGCGTGACCATCGGCGCGCTGGTGCGCCTCTCGACGCTCGGCGCGATCGGCGAGCACTGGCTGCCGGTCCTGCTGGTCACCGTCGGCACGCTCGTGCTCAGCCTCGCCGCCGGCCAGCTGCTGCGGCTGCAGCCCGGCATCTCGCCGGTGACCGGTGCGTTCTCGATGATCGCCGGCGGCGCGTCCGGCATCACCGCGATGGCCCGCGACCTCGGCGCCGACCAGCGGATGGTCGCGGTCCTGCAGTACCTGCGGGTGCTGATCATCGTGGTGCTCATGCCGGTGGCGGCGACCGCCGTCTACGGCGCTTCGACCGGTGGGGGTGCGCCGTCCGCGCCGGACACGCCGGGCTGGGCGGCCGGGCTGCTGTTCACCGTCGTCTGCGCGGGCGTGGGCGCCGTCCTGGGGCAGGTGTCGCGGATCCCGGTGGGCGCGCTGCTCGGCCCGATGCTGGTCGCCGCCGTCGTCGACCTGACCGGGCTCTCGCACGGCGCCGAGGTGCCCGGCCTGGTCGAGAACGCCGCCTTCCTCGTCATCGGCCTGCAGGTCGGCGTCACCTTCACCCGGGAGAGCCTGCGCACCGTCGGCCGGGCGCTGCCCCTCGCGCTGGCGATCATCGCCGCGCTCGTGCTCGGCTGCGCGGGGCTCGGCGCGCTGCTGTCCTCGGCCACCGGGGTCGGCGAGCTCGACGCCTACCTGGCGACGACGCCCGGCGGCCTCTACGCCGTCCTGGCCACGGCGACCCAGAGCGGCGCCGATGCGACGTTCGTGCTCGCCGTCCAGGTGCTGCGGCTGTTCGTGATGCTGCTGTCGGCCCCGCTGCTGGCGCGCTGGCTGCGCGGCCGGGAGAAGGTCTGA